aatgTAGATTGTGAAGGGGGTACCAGTTCTTGCTGGAGTATGTGGAACTGATCCTTTTCGCCGAATGGATTACTTCCTAAAGCAGCTGGAGTCAATTGGGTTCTCTGGTGTGCAAAATTTTCCTACTGTTGGGCTATTTGATGGTAATTTTAGACAGAATCTGGAAGAGACAGGAATGGGATATGGgtactatttctttctttctacTGAGATTCTTCTTATATTTGATTATCTGTTTCTCATATGGCTTTTATTTTTCCCTTCCCTTCTTCATTGTCAGCTTGGAAGTCCAAATGATAGAAAAAGCTCATAAAATGGGTCTTCTCACAACCCCCTATGCTTTTAACCAAAATGAAGCCAGGGAAATGGCAAAAGCTGGTGCTGATATCATTGTGGCCCATATGGGGCTTACTACATCTGGGTCTATTGGTGCAAAAACAGCTGTATCATTGGAAGAGAGTGTGTTTCGTGTACAAGCTATTGCAGATGCTGCACATAATATCAATTCCAATATTATTGTGCTTTGCCATGGAGGTATACTTGAAAATTGTTTGCCATTGTTTCATTGGAACAGATTATTTTTATCTGATGCATAAAAATATCTCTATATGTGCATATATTATTGCAATAATCTGTTAATTATGCAAGGTGATCCCAATTATCTGCCACTTGTTGCATACTAGAGTTTTGAACTTTTTAATATTCTCTTGTATGCATGGTTGTGCTTCACAGTTTTGGCTTTTGTGAGTTATTTTGATGTTGATCGTAATCTTACAtcagactttttattttttttcacattAAAGACTGATATGACTAAGTTTCGGCTTACTTTTCATGATTGGTTGAGCTTGCTCAAATTTGATTTCCAATTTTGCTTCATTATGTGCTTTCACAAtcttcagcattcaaaattgcTTTTGATAATGTATGTTTTGTTGGTTGAATGATTGTCTTTCTGAATGTTAATATCTACTGATATTCAATTGTTGTTGGTACCTGAATTACAGCTGATTACATGTTATTCTCCAACACATTTGCAGGTCCTATATCTGGTCCTATAGAAGCAGAATTTGTGCTGAAGAGAACCAAGGGAGTTCATGGATTTTATGGTGCGTCAAGCATGGAGAGACTTCCTGTTGAACAAGCTATAAGAAGCACAATGCAACAGTATAAATCAATCTCCATCAAATAAGGTTTGATATTTTGTATGTCATCAAGCTAAATGGTTCTGTATGattatccttttctttttttttttggggtcaATTTCTTTAATCTTTTGCTCCTTTACTTTAAGAGTGCAAAGAAATAAAGATGTCAGGACGCAAATAACCATAAAATGCCAGTTTTATCTGTCTACAAGAAAAGTGTGCATGTGCTAAACTCTAAAGGATAATGTTGCATATGCTAAACTCTaaagaatatgttgcattgcatttgaTTAATCACTTGCTAATTATTATGTATAATAAGCAAAACCTGAGACCTGTCATCATATGATTCTCCTCTTCTTACTGGCTTAATTTCGCGTCAGAAACATAAAGATGAAAGTGTTTGAATCCTTTCTAACTGTAAAGAATAGATTATACATCTGGACAGAACTAATCTTAACTAAAGTCATAGAATATCTTGTCATCTTTGTAATAATGTTAACTAAAATGTTGTCTATCTCAACTAGTTTAGGATTAAAGCCAGTTGTTGTTATTGTTGATTGTGAATATTTTGGTTGGTATGCTTAACGTTAGCATAGGAAGCCTGAAGTCTCCGAGCATCCACCAAATAATAGAGAAGTGGGTGAGATCAGAGAATTAAAAGGGCAATTTCATATTGAGGTTTATCGGTTCTCTTAAATGGTAGGAATGATAGATACAAAGTGAGTTTTGGTTGGATTCAGTTTCACTACACCTAATAGAATTAACAATCCAGGTAATAGTAAAACCAAAACTTTGGAGAATATCAGTACAGCATAGCGAAATTATAGCACAACAAATTGAAGggatatattaaaacataaaacacactTCTCATCATACGATCTAAATATTAGCTTGTTAATCCCCTCTTAGGTTGGGCTATACTGAGTACTAACCATTCACTTGGCAGAGCAGGCTGAAGGCATCGATCTCCTCTAGGATGTGGAAGGTAGGATCAGTTCTTATGGTCAGATTGATAATCAAGAGCCAATCGATTACATTAACAACTTATATTGTAAGGCCTCCATCTCTTTCATGTATATTATATTTGAATGTCTTAACAGCTAATCACCTGCACCACAAGAAAACATGCCTTCTTGTGTAGGGTGGGATCATGATCATGAATTGTCCTCCTGTGTAAATGCATGGAAAAAGCCAAACGTGGtataaagataaattattacTTCTAACTCTCCCCTCACTTGTATCCACCAGTAGCGGGTGCAGGAAAACCAACAATGTCCCATGCAAGTCCTTGGTCCTGACCCAAAGTGCATAATGCTATTTTATTGAGATCAAAACTGGGCTTTTTGCCAATAAAAGTCCAGGCGCAGaggattttaaatttatgaattagagattgaaataaatatatttatgaatTTATAGCAGTGGAAAAGTATATTTGGTAAACAACCACTAGGTCCGACTGTCGGGCATTCGCTATACATTTTTGTGGTCTGGTGTCACTGGCGTCATGGTTTTTTTGTttagattttaattattaatatattataataaaatatttatattatattaatttaaaaatattatttatattatatttttataataataaatattttttataattttaatattataatatttaataaattttattaataataacaaatgGATGATTGCATACGATATTTAATTacagtataattttattctataattttaaatattaatatattttatatattaataaatattaataataaaatacattaatatttaatgtgttttattattaatatttaaattaaaaatattatagacCTTATATAATTTCAgtcttataaaattaatattattttgtaattatataCAATAtcgtaaaattaatattattctatgATTATATATAACaatctaataaaatttataaaatatattgtaaaaaaatttataattaaaaaatataatataaataaaattattaaattaatattatatttatattatattaatttaaaatattatttgtattatatttttataagaataaaattttttataattttaatatattaatatttaataaattttattattaatatttaaataaaaaattactgaaattatatttcagaattataaaattgatattatattGCGATtagatgtataaaaataattcaatcatATCATATACGTTTagacaaatttttttattattttaatatattaatacagtgattttacaattaaataatatcaatattacGTTTAATGTTATTTCATAACTTTATAAAATACTAAGActagttataaataattattatattttataaaaatatttttaatatacaaGAATACTATAAAgcacaaaaatatttaaaattataatattatgctgttattaaatttatataagattcgcataaaatatttaaaattattatattattttaatattagatgttatatgagaactgaattatttataatttattaaaaaaaataaataattaatctaattgcagaataaattaattaaatttattatttttgataaattataaacaatcagGTGATCCATACAACATTTAATCAcaacataattttattctataattctaaatagtagttcaataaaaagtaaatttaatttttataattttaaatattcatattaattaattaattaattaattttttattaattatttaaattacactataattttattttataattttaaataggagctcaataaaaaataaatttaatttttataattttaaatattcatattaattaattaattaattattaattatttaaattacagtataattttattctataattctaaataaaagtttaataaaaataaatttaatttttataattttaaatatttatattaattaattaacttatttatcaattttttattaattatttaattcagtacccttatacatatatttaataataaataaataaatttataattagtattatttaattataatattattataataatatattaaaattaataaaatatattataataatatgttatattaatataatataaatattttattataatgtattaataattaaaaattaaaaaattaaattacggtTTGACACTGCTGACTGGcgctaaattataatattttttttaaaataaaaatgtttgGCGCCAGTCAAAGTGATACCAAACCCTAACGCAAAACTTTAACATCTATTAACAGacgttaaatatattttttggtTTTCATCTAGCActctaattttaaattcataaatatctttattttaccatctaatttataaatttaaaatcttccaCCTTAAATTGGTAAAACGTTGATCAAAACTGGTATAAAGGTAATTACATGGTATAAGCAGTTAGGCACCAAACTAATCAGCAActtcaataaaaaaaagattatCTTCTGGATTAAAGAAAAGGACTTTTGATATATGGCATAGAAAGGAGAAGAAACTCGTCCTTTCATTTGTTCATATATTCAACCACTAGAATCAAAAGCCGACAGCCTATTGGGAAGTTCCAAGTCATTCTGATTAAGATCCCAATATGCAGTACGTACAGTCATACAGGCCTTTCAAGTCTGTCTGGGTACGCAAAATTAATAGCGGTTGATTAATTACAAATGAGTATTTAACAgattttatttgtaattaaaGTGAAGTATACCTTTGGCTTATAAGAACTCAACACTTAATATCCATACCAAAGgataatactaataataataataataataataaagaaaattttttaagtgacattctatctattttttttaataaaaaaatctatttatttataatttgattcGTAATAATTCGAGTTCAGACAATTGTTTAGCATAACTATTCAGACAATTATTTTTAGCATGACTGTCCAAAACCACGAGCGGCATCATTATCAAGATCGAGCGAGAAGGGATTCGAGTCCTGAACCTTCTCAGCTTTCCAGGTCATTAGGGTAATTTCACAGGATCTTTTCGGATTTCAAAGGAAGTTTCGCAACCGTGATATTGCACGTGTTGATTGTCTAGCCTGTAACTCTTGCTATGGTTTTCTTAGTAACAAATTAGGGGACGTCACCTCCATGTCGTATACAGTTGTGGATCATCAGCATTCGCATAACCTTGCCTTCGAAGTACCTCCACGTCTTTTCCTTATAAATTCCAACTTGCCTGGCAAGTTTCGATTCGATATTACAACAGCTAAGAAACGAATTCCATTCAAACAGACTTCACTTCACTTTATAATTAGCTACTTCTTACTTCTTCTTGTCCAAAAACACTACACTAAGACCATCACCATGGCCTATGCTTTTGCAGAAAATACAAGGATGTTCCCTTCAACGTCTTCTTTGCTGTCCTTGTATGCCTCCTTCTCTACATCCTTGATGCTTCTACGAAATGTCTACCATGAACTGGTCCCCAAGAAGATTGAGGCCTTTTTGGTGTCTAAATTCTTAAGCTTTTTCTATCACAGAAAGCTGTCCAAGTCTTTTGATACCTTCATCATCGATGATTCGTGGGATGGCCTTGACCGCAACAAGCTCATAGATGCTTCCAGATTTTACTTGTCCTCCAAGATTGGTCCCAAGAACAAAGTAATTAGAGTTGGCAAGTTTAGAGGGCAAAAGAATGTCACAGCTGCCATGGTAGAAGGTGAGAAGATTGTTGATGTGTTTGAAGGGATAGAGATCACATGGCAGTTTGCCAAGCAAGAAAATGATGATCGAGCCAAGAAAGACAGGTTTCTTAACAAGGGTCATTTTGAGATAATATTTGAAGATCAATACAGGGAAAAGATCTTTCATGATTACTTGACTCATATTCTAAATACTTCCAAGGCCTTAACACAAGGagagaaagttttgaagctcCACACAAGGTCTCGCGGCTGCTGGAATTCTATTGATTTTCGACATCCAGCCACTTTCGATGCACTCGCCATGGATTACCAGTTGAAGCAATCTATTATAGATGATCTTGAGAGGTTCTTGGCCAGGAAGGAATTCTACAAGAGAATTGGCAAGGCCTGGAAGCGTGGATATCTACTGTATGGTCCTCCTGGAACTGGGAAATCAAGCCTAATTGCAGCCATGGCTAATTACTTGAAATATGATGTGTTTGATTTGGAGCTCGCAAATATTCTCTCTGACGCTGATCTGAGGAAAGCGATGCTAGATATTGATAGAAAGTCCATAACAGTGATCGAGGACATAGATTGTAAAGGGGGAGTCCATAAACGATCTACATCATCAGACGATTCTGATGATGATTGCAATCTTGTTAAGGTTAGTTATGCATTCTGCTCTGTTCTGTTCACACTTCTTAGCTATTTCCACTCTGTTTTCATTTGGTTTGGTAAGTTGAAACAATAACTCAGAATCGTAATGGGATTTGAAAATTCTTATTAACCTTAGTTTTAAATTTCTGTTGAACAGCAATTTTCGCTCTCGGGTCTGCTAAACTGCATTGATGGATTGTGGTCGAGCTGTGGAGAAGAGAGAATAATTGTGTTTACGACTAATCACAAAGAAGTTTTGGACCCAGCGTTGCTTCGTCCTGGGAGGATGGATATGCACATTCACATGTCTTATTGCACAACTCAAGGATTCAGTGTATTGGTCTCCAACTACCTTGGGATTCAAGAACATCATCTCTTTGAAGAAATTGATGAACTGATCCAGAGTACAGAGGTTACCCCTGCTTCTCTGGCTGAAGAACTACTGAAGAGTGATGACGCCGACGTTGCTCTTGGGGAAGTCCTCAATTTCTTAAAGCAAAAGAaattggaaaaagaaaaaaatgaggtGGCAAagaaaactaaagaaaaagacaaaattgaaaaggaaaagaagaactCTGCTCAGTGATTCTCTTTAGTCCTTGTAATATTTGCTCCTTTTATTGGCTATATGTATCCCCTGCCTAACATTTGAAAGTAGGTCTGATTTTAATGTCGGATACTTTTGAAGTAGATGTTCTAATTGACAACTTTCAgtctgaatatttttatttttcatccattttctcgttttagtttattgtATACCAACTATAATTTCATATTTGAAAATGGGAAATGGGGTAGAAGCTTCCAACTTGGATGCAATTTGAAGTAGAAATTCTAAATTATTGACATTTAAGAAACAGGATAGATAAAGTGTGGGGCTATCATTTGCAATGCAAAAGAATGAGAAAACTTAAAATGCTAGGTATATCCttttatctttaattaattgaaagcaAGGGGTGATAAAACAAGAAGAAAGTGGAGAGATGACTTGAGATTCATTGTTCCAAAGTGAAAAGTTCCTCACGCCGAAAGGTGGTAGTTCCTCTATGGTGTCTTAATGACAAAGACAAGAAACGAAGGCCTTATTATACCACTTTCCAATTTGTTTAACCCTTGCATATCAATAAAGATACATAATTGTAAAGTTAAATTCAAAGTGTTAACGTCAGAATCGCAGAGAGATTCGCATGGGATCAGGTTCAGGCATATTCCTTGTAATTGAGAATTTCCTGGAAAGCATTCTCGTATTTATCTTTATCTTTATCTTGTATGTATAAttaagtttattttaatattttcctcCCTATCTGTATACAACTACAAAATTTTCTcttaatcattatttttttattatttttccttcCATTTATCTAAATATGCTGTAAGAAGCACATGAAGAAAGCCACTacatttttaaataaagaaaatgttGATATTCAATAAggctattttttaaatatatattgagttaatgaataaataatattttagctaaaattataatgcgtctaatatttaaatatagctTAAAAAATTCAGAACTGAAGAGTTGGCAATTGTAACTTTAGGTGGGAATGAAATGAACGGTTGTGAAACaacagattttttttaaaaaaaaaaaaaaaagggtaattTCATGATGTGAACTACGAATgccaatgaaagaaaaaaatgacAGCGCATGATCACATCAATTCTCTGGGATACCTTTTACTATCGGACCCACATGGCTGGACCCACATGGCTAAGCCCATTCTACCAAAACCTTTGTTTCGTTTCGTCTACTTCGTCCTACGTGGAAACTCTCCATTCAATGTATCTACTAGGGGTAGCGGTTGGCgatgtttcctttttttttttttttttttttaaaaagtaaaaattataaaagtaaattCCTGCAGAAACAATAAAAGAGGAGTAACATCCAATCAAACTCTAAATCTGAACGAGCACCAGTTGCTAATGTTGCTAATAAATGGACAacttttcataaatttatagttaaaataatatttagtttcAATAATTTCATAAATGTACCTTTCTTACTATGGCTGCTGGACTGTCAAGAGACAAATGTCGGACGAAACTCAGTCTGGTCCAAGAATCTAAAAGCGATGTAGCATCGTGGCTCaagagaatttatttatttatttatttattgctgGTGAACTCACAGCGTAGTTTTGGGGCATTATAGTATTAGATTGAAGCCCCTTGCCCAGTCTAAAGCATTTGCTCAGGGGAACTTTTGCAAGAAAgccatataatttattattttcttttataagtataggaatttttaatttattaaattaaaattaaattttatttacgcCCGAATCTAcacaattaaagttaaaatgatTTAGGGATTATTTATTTCATGTGGATCCAACTTTTGATTTGTAGAATCACTTAACCTAACATTGGTTGATAcaacaatataatttattaaggcAAAGTTTTTGCACGTCGTTCCATATCATGACCAAAAGGTAGATATAAGATATCTAAGCCATACTTTGAACCTGAAATGCAAAGTTCTGACTATTAGCGAGCTGATATTCTGATTCTAATATAGCTAACCAATACGTTCTAAT
This is a stretch of genomic DNA from Manihot esculenta cultivar AM560-2 chromosome 2, M.esculenta_v8, whole genome shotgun sequence. It encodes these proteins:
- the LOC110603403 gene encoding AAA-ATPase At2g18193, which translates into the protein MSYTVVDHQHSHNLAFEVPPRLFLINSNLPGKFRFDITTAKKRIPFKQTSLHFIISYFLLLLVQKHYTKTITMAYAFAENTRMFPSTSSLLSLYASFSTSLMLLRNVYHELVPKKIEAFLVSKFLSFFYHRKLSKSFDTFIIDDSWDGLDRNKLIDASRFYLSSKIGPKNKVIRVGKFRGQKNVTAAMVEGEKIVDVFEGIEITWQFAKQENDDRAKKDRFLNKGHFEIIFEDQYREKIFHDYLTHILNTSKALTQGEKVLKLHTRSRGCWNSIDFRHPATFDALAMDYQLKQSIIDDLERFLARKEFYKRIGKAWKRGYLLYGPPGTGKSSLIAAMANYLKYDVFDLELANILSDADLRKAMLDIDRKSITVIEDIDCKGGVHKRSTSSDDSDDDCNLVKQFSLSGLLNCIDGLWSSCGEERIIVFTTNHKEVLDPALLRPGRMDMHIHMSYCTTQGFSVLVSNYLGIQEHHLFEEIDELIQSTEVTPASLAEELLKSDDADVALGEVLNFLKQKKLEKEKNEVAKKTKEKDKIEKEKKNSAQ